Proteins encoded together in one Coffea arabica cultivar ET-39 chromosome 2c, Coffea Arabica ET-39 HiFi, whole genome shotgun sequence window:
- the LOC113727291 gene encoding annexin D3-like → MATLRVPDIVPSPAEDCKTLKKAFQGWGTDEKAIIKVLGRRNASQRKNIRETFQQLYNKSLIDELVSELSGDFRKAVILWTYDPPERDARLVNEALKSRKKGIREFQVIVEIACASSPHHLVAVRKAYFSHFECSLEEDISSNVSLPIQKILVRLISSYRFNKEVVNSSVANSEAATLHDAIKTGQLDHDDLVWILSTRNYFQLRETFKCYKNKYGSSIEQDIMASGKGTLESILKVAIWCIDAPEKHFAEVIRASIIGLGTDEDSLTRAIVTRAEIDMMKVRGEYFNMHKSSLDNAVIGDTSGHYKNFLMTLLGGKI, encoded by the exons ATGGCTACACTGAGAGTACCAGATATTGTTCCATCTCCTGCTGAAGACTGTAAAACACTGAAGAAAGCCTTCCAAG GATGGGGGACTGATGAGAAGGCAATAATAAAGGTGTTGGGACGCAGAAATGCAAGCCAAAGGAAGAACATCAGAGAAACATTTCAGCAGCTTTACAACAAGTCCCTAATTGATGAGCTCGTTTCTGAATTGTCTGGTGATTTCAGG AAAGCTGTGATCTTGTGGACATATGATCCACCTGAAAGAGATGCAAGGCTTGTAAATGAAGCTCTGAAATCAAGGAAGAAAGGAATCAGGGAATTCCAAGTAATTGTTGAGATTGCATGTGCATCATCTCCTCATCATCTCGTTGCTGTAAGGAAGGCTTATTTCTCGCATTTTGAATGTTCACTTGAAGAGGACATCAGTTCAAATGTTTCTCTGCCAATACAAAAG ATACTTGTTCGACTTATAAGTTCATACAGATTTAACAAAGAAGTAGTGAATTCTAGTGTTGCTAATTCAGAAGCAGCTACTCTACATGATGCAATTAAAACGGGGCAGTTGGATCATGATGATCTAGTTTGGATACTCAGCACTAGAAACTATTTTCAGCTTAGAGAAACTTTCAAGTGCTACAAGAATAAATATGGGAGTTCAATAGAACAG GATATTATGGCTTCTGGCAAAGGCACTTTGGAGTCTATTTTGAAAGTGGCTATTTGGTGCATAGACGCCCCAGAAAAGCACTTTGCAGAG GTGATTAGAGCTTCGATCATTGGGCTCGGGACCGATGAGGATTCTCTGACCAGAGCTATTGTAACTCGAGCAGAGATTGATATGATGAAAGTTAGAGGAGAATATTTCAACATGCACAAAAGCAGTCTTGATAATGCAGTCATTGGTGACACATCAGGGCACTACAAGAACTTCTTAATGACGTTGCTGGGTGGAAagatttga